The stretch of DNA CAACCCGAGCGCCAAGGCCGGGTCGTCCTCGGCCACCGGCCTGTTCCAGTTCATCGAGCAGACCTGGCTCGGGGTGATGAAGCAGGACGGCCCGTCGCTGGGCCTCGGCTCCTATGCCGACGCGATCACCGCGCGGTCGTCGGGCGGCTACACGGTCAGCGACCCGGCCGCCCGCCAGGCGATCCTCGACCTGCGGCGGGACCCGGAGGTCGCCTCCGCGATGGCCGGCGCGCTCACCCGGCGCAACGCCGACGCCCTCTCCGAGGCGCTGGGCCGCGAGCCGAACCGGGCCGACCTCTACGCCGCCCATCTTCTCGGGGTACGCGGGGCGCTGACCCTGATCCGCGCCGCCGAGGGCGCCCCGGCCGCTCCGCCGCCGCCGACCTGCCGGAGGCGGCCGCCGGCAATCGCGGCCTGTTCTACGACCGCGCCGGCCGGGCGCGCAGCGCCTCGGAACTCTACGCCGTGCTCGGCACCAGTCCCGCCGTCCCGACCGCGACGGCCACCACCCTCGCGGCGCAAGCCGCCGCGCCCTCGGCCTACGCACCCGAGGCCGGCAGCGGCCTGCGCTCGCTGTTCCAGACCGATGCCCGTCGCGGCCCGGTCTCCGACAGCGTCGCCCGCCTGTGGGGCAGCCGGAGCACCGGCGCGAGCGCGCCGAGCTATTTCCCGCGCTCGAACGACGGCCCGGTCCTCGCGGCCGCCGCGCCCGCGCCGAGCCTGCCGGCCGCCCCGGCCGAGAGTCAGGACGGCGCCCAGGACGCCCCGATCCCGGGCATCCCCCTGCCGCCCGCCCGTCCGCCGGAATTCGGCGGGCGCGGCCGCGCCGCCGTCACGCCCCCCTCGATCCAATCCTGACCACCCGCCGAAAAACCCCTCCACGGAGCCGCGCCGATGATCGTCCGCCAGTTCCTGCTCTGGACGCAGCACGAATCCGCCGGAAGGCGGGCCGAGGCGGCCGCGTCGCTCGCCCGGGCCTATCTCTACGCCAAGCTCGACCCGGCGGCCCGCTGGGAGGCCAAGACCGCGATCACGGCGCTCCTCGACGATCCCTCGCCCCTGGTGCGGCGGGCGCTCGCCGAGGCCTGCGCCAATGCCGCGGAGGCGCCCCGGACCCTGGTGGTGGCTCTCGCCCAGGACCGGCCGGACATCGCCGGGCTGGTGCTGGCGCGCTCGCCGGTCCTGTCCGACGCCGATCTCGTCGATTGCGCCGCCGTCGGCGACGAGGCGGGGCGGATCGCCATCGCGGGTCGTCCCTACCTCTCGGCGATGCTGTGCGGCGCGCTGGCCGAGATCGCCGGGGTCGCGGCCCTGCGGGCGCTCGCCGCCAATCCGGGGGCCGAGATCACCCGCGGCAGCCTCCTGCGGATGGTCGAGCGCCACGGCGACGACGCCTCCTTGCGCGAGGCGCTGCTCGCCCGGGCCGACCTGCCCGTCGACGTGCGCCAGGCGGTGACCGCCCGCCTCGCCAGCGCGCTCTCGGCCTTCGTGACCGGCTGCGGCTGGCTCTCGCCGGAGCGCAGCGAGCGGGTGACCCGCGAGGCGCGGGAACGCGCGACCCTCGGGCTCGCCGAGGCCTCGGACCGCGCCGACCTGCGCCGCCTCGTCGCCTACTTGCGCGGGGCGGGCCAGCTCACCGCCGGGCTGATCCTGCGGGCGCTGCTGTCGGGCCGGATGGCCTTCACGGAGGCGGCCCTGACCGATCTCTCAGGCTTGTCCCACGAGCGGGTGGCCGGGCTCCTGCACGATCCGCGCGGCAGCGGCATGACGGCGCTCTACCGCCGGGCCGGCCTGCCGCCGGCCCTGGAGCCCGCCTTCACGGCGGCGATGTCGGCCTGGCACGAGGAGGCGAGCGGCTTCTCCGAGAGCGGCGCCGCCGGCCTGTCGCGGCGGATGATCGAGCGCGCGGTCACCGCCTGCGAGCGGCTGCCCTTCGCCGACGCCCACGCCATCGTCGCCCTGCTCAACCGCTTCGACGCCGAGGCGGCCCGCGACGAGGCCCGGGTGCTCGCCCGCGCCCTGGTGAGCGAGGCCGCGACCGACACGGTGAGCGAGACCGTGCCGGACACGATCCCCGCGGGCCTGATCGACAGCTATCGCCGGGACCGGCCGCGCCTCGCGGCCTGACGCGAGCCCGGCAGCCCGAGCGGCTGTTCGCCAGACGCGAAACCCTCGATGTCGTCCCGGGGCTCGACGACGTCGAGAACCCGGGACGACATCGAGGATTAAAGTTCGGGAAGCCCGTTCGAACAGGCTCCGACCCGTCAGCGCCCGGCGGCGCGCCGGTCGGCGCACGTCACCGCCGCGGCGAGGTAGCCGGCCAACGAGACGATCACGGCGTGGGGGTAGATCGGTCGAACGAAATGGGCGGAGACGCTCATCGATTCCTCCCGATTTGGTGTCCCGTCCAGCGTACGATGCCGTATGCTCCGCGGACAAGCAGGTCTTGCGAAGAATCTTATTCTCGAAAAGACGGATTAAGCTGCAGGTCGGTCTTTCGTGATCCCGGTATGGCGGTGGTCTTCGTCGTGCCGAGCGCAGGTTTGCCTCACGGAACGTCGTTTCATCATGCCGCGAGCACCGGCCCTGCCGGGACCCGTGCCCCTCCGCCGTCATGACGGAGCGGTGCGGGCCTCCATGCGTGTCCGGGGCGCGAGGGCGGCGAAGAGGGCCGCATCGTCGTCCTGCTCGGCATTCGGGGTCGTCAGCAGGGTGTCGCCGGAAAACACCGAGTTCGCCCCCGCGAGGAAGCACAGGATCTGCGCCTCTCGCCCGAGCTGCGCGCGGCCGGCCGATAGGCGGACGATCGAACCCGGCAGGACGAGGCGCGCCGTCGCCACCATGCGGACGAGATCGAGAGGATCGGGGCGGGGCCGGTCGGCGAGCGGCGTCCCTTCGACCGGCACCAGGGCGTTGATCGGCACGCTCTCGGGATGCGGCGTCAGTCCCGCCAGCACCCGGAGCATGTCGGCCCGGTCCGCCACCGCCTCGCCCATGCCGACGATGCCGCCGCAGCACAGGCCGATGCCGGCCTCCCGCACCGTCGCCAGGGTGTCGAGCCGGTCCTCGTAGCGGCGCGTGGTCACGATCCGCCCGTAGAAATCCGGGCCGGTATCGAGGTTGTGGTTGTAGGCCGTCAGCCCGGCCGCGGCAAGGCGGGCGGCCTGGTGGGCCTTCAGCATGCCGAGCGTCACGCAGGCCTCCATCCCGAGCGCGCGCACGCCCTCGACCATCGCCACCACCGCGTCGAACTCCGCCCCGTCGCGCACCTGGCGCCAGGCCGCGCCCATGCAGAAGCGCTCCGCCCCCGCCGCCTTGGCCCGGGCGGCCTGGGCCAGCACGAGGTTTGGATCCATCAGCCGGTCGCGGGCGAGGTCGACCCCGCGGTGATGCGCCGATTGCGGGCAATAGGCGCAATCCTCGGGGCAGCCGCCGGTCTTCACCGACAGCAGGCTCGCCTTGCGGATCCGGTTCGGATCGTGGTGGCGGCGGTGGACGGCGTTGGCGCGCCCGACCAGTTCCAGAAGGGGCAGATCGTGCAGGGCCTCGATCTCCGCCACGCTCCAGTCGTGCCGGACGGTTCCGTCCTGGTGATCCGGGCTCATCGGGCGAAGACCCGGCGCAGGCCCGGCAGGGCGCAGGATCCGGCGGCGACGAGGCCGATCTTGACGAGGTCGCCGAGGAGGAACGGCGCGAGGCCGAGGGCGACGAGGCGATCCGCGGGCACGAACAGGGCGAGCCAGGCGAGGCCGAGGGCATCGATCACCGCAAGGCCGGCGAGCATCGCGGCGACCCGGCCGAGGAGCCCGCGCCCGGCGGCGAGGATGCCGACCAGCCCGGCGGCGACGAGATAGCCCGCGAGGTAGCCGCCGGTCGGTCCCGCCATGTAGGCGAGGCCGATGCCGCGCTCCGGGGTGCCGGAGAAGACCGGCAGGCCGGCGGCGCCCACCGCGAGGTAGCCCAGCATGCTGGCGACCGCGAGGCGCGGGCCGGCGGCGAGCGCGAGGGCCATGACCGCGAGGGTGTGCAGCGTCATCGGCACCGGCCAGAACGGGATCCGGACCTTGGCCGCGAGCGTGATCAGCAGCACGCCCGACAGGACGATCGCCAGGGTCCGGGCCGCGCGCAGGGGCGCAGCCCCGATGACGAGGGTGGTCATCAGGCTCTCCACTCATTTATAGATAATTTTGCCGATATGGCAGGCAGAATGAGCCACGATCGCCGCTTCAAGGCAATATGCTCGGTCGATAATAGATAATTTGATGGTCAGGCGCTGCGACGGCTGGGGCCGGGGGCCGGTCGATGCCCGACCCACTGGACGTGCCGGGCGAGGATGGCGGCGGCGGCGTCGATGTCGCCTCCCCGGAGGGCGACGAGGATCGCCCGGTGGTCGCGATCGGTCGGCGCCTCCCATTCCGCGCGCCATCCGGCGAACAGGAAGCGGGCACTGGCGGCCTGGAGGTCGTCGATCGTCCGCAGCAGGCGCGGCATGCCGCAGGGCCCCAGGATGAGGCGGTGGAAGCTCCGGTTGGCCTCCTCCCAGGCCTGGATGTCGCCGGCGGCCCGGTCGCCGGCCCGGGTCGCGTCCTCGGCCCGGTCGAGGATCGCCGGGGTGAGGTGCGGCGCGGCATGGCGCAGGGCCAGTACCTCGAGGGCGGCGCGCATCTCGGCGACCTCGCGCACCTCTTCCGGGCTGAACCCCGCGACCCGCACGCCCCGCCGCGGCTCGCTCACCACCAGCCCCTGCGCCTCGAGACGGCGAAACGCCTCCCGCACCGGCACGTGGCTGGCATCGAACTCCTCCGCCACGGCGTCCTGCCGCAGCCGGGCGCCCGCCGCCAGGGCGCCGGAGATGATGCGCTCGGCGAGCGCCCGGCTGATCCGCAGGGCAATCGGTTCGTCTTTGGCTGTTGTCATGGATTATCGATAATCCAACTCCGTCCCGAGGTCACGCGGGCGTGACAGGTGCCCCTCCGAGATGGCAGGCTTGACCGAATGGGAATCAGCGAGGCCGCGATGAGCAACGGCTGGGAGGACTCGGCGTCCGCCTGGATCGCCGACATGGGGGAGGCGGGCGATTTCGGCCGCCGCCACGTGCTCGATGCGCCGATGCTGGCCCGGCTGCGGGGAAGGGGGTATCGCCGTGCCCTCGACGTCGGCTGCGGCGAGGGCCGTTTCTGCCGCCGGATGCGGGATCTCGGGATCGCCCCGGTCGGGATCGATCCGACCGATGCCCTGCTGCGCCAGGCTCGGGCCCGCGACCCGGAGGGCGCGTATCTCCCCGGCCGCGCCGAGGCGCTGCCCTTCGCGGACGGCGCCTTCGACCTCGTCGTCAGCTACCTGACGCTGATCGACATCCCGGACGTGCGCGCGGCGATCCCCGAGATGGCCCGGGTGCTGGCGCCCGGCGGGACGCTCCTGATCGCCAACCTCAACGGCTTTGCCACCGCTGGCGGCTGGAGCCGGGACGAGGACGGGGGCCAGCGGTACCGGATCGACGACTACCTGGAGGAGCGGGGGGAATGGGCCGCGTGGCACGGCATCCGCGTCCGCAACTGGCACCGGCCGCTCTCGCTCTACATGAGCCTGCTGCTCGGGGAGGGGCTGATGCTACGCCAATTCGACGAGCCGGCGCCGCTGGGCGGCGACCCGGCCAAGGCCGCCCGCTACCGGCGGGTGCCGTGGTTCGTGACGATGGAATGGGAGAAACCGGCGGGCTGACGGCTGGTCCGTCGACTCGCCGGCTTTTCCGATCCGGGAAGCGTCAGGCGGCTCACCACTCGCGGAGGCGGACTGAACGCCACCCCCGAGCGCGTGGGTCTCCGTTCAGTGGCCGCCGCCGAGATACGCCGCCCGCACCTGCGGATCGTTGCGCAGCTGCGCCGCCGGGCCCTGGAAGCGGATGCGGCCGTTCTCGAGCACGTAGGCGTGGTCGGCCACGCCCAGCGCCGCCATGGCGAACTGCTCGACCAGCAGCATCGTCACCTGCTCTTCTTTCAGCCGGCGGATGATGCGGAACACCTCCTCCACCAGCTTCGGCGCGAGGCCCATCGAGGGCTCGTCGAGGAGCAGGATGTCCGGGCGCAGCATCAGCGCCCGGCCCATGGCGAGCATCTGCTGCTCGCCGCCGGAGAGCGTGCCGGCGAGCTGGGTGCGGCGCTCGCGCAGCCGCGGGAACAGGGTGTAGGCCCGCTCCCGGTCGGCGTTGACGTCGCCCTTCGGCCGCGATCCGGTCAGGCGCGGGAAGGCGCCGAGCGTCAGGTTGTCCTCGACCGAGAGGGTCGGGAAGACCCGCCGCCCCTCGGGCGAGTGGGCGAGCCCGGTGCGGGCGACGTCGTGGCTCTCCAGGCCGCCGATCTCGCGGCCGTTGAGCTTGATCGAGCCGGCGCGCGGCTTGATCATGCCCGACAAGGCCCGCATCGTCGTGGTCTTGCCGGCCCCGTTGGAGCCGATCAGGGTGACGACCTGGCCCTTCGGGACCGTGAAGGTGAGGCCGTGAAGGACCTCGATCTGGCCGTAGCCGGCCGACAGGCCGCTGACATCGAGCATCTCTCTACTCCGCGGCGTCGGCAACCGGGCTGCCGAGATAGGCTTCGATGACCTTGGGGTCGGACTGGACCTCGCGGGCGCCGCCCTCGGCGATCTTGTGGCCGAAATCGAGCACGCTGACGCGGTCGCACAGGCCCATCACCACGTCCATGTGGTGCTCGATCAGGATCACCGTGATGCCGGCGTCGCGGATCTTGCGGATGATGGCGGTCAGTTCGGCGATGTCCGGGGCGGTGAGGCCCGCCGCCGGCTCGTCGAGGAGGAGCAGGACGGGGTCGAGCGCGAGCGCCCGGCCGATCTCGAGGAGGCGCTGCTTGCCGTAAGGAAGGTTGCGCGCCTCGACCTGGGCGAGCGAGCCGAGGCCGACGAAGTCCAGGATCGCCATGGCGCGGGCGCGGGCCTCGCGCTCCTCGCGCCGGCGGCGCGGCGTGCCGAGGATCGCGTCGAACAGGGTTCCCTGGAAGCTGTGGTGCAGGCCGACCAGCACGTTCTCGAGCGCCGTCATCTCGCGGAAGAGCTGGACGTTCTGGAAGGTGCGGGCGACGCCCGACAGCGCGATCTCGGAGGGCGTACGGCCGTCGAGGCGTCTTGCGGCATCCGTGCCGGTGGCGAGCGAGACGCCGCCGGCGGTCGGCTTGTAGATGCCGGTGAGCACGTTCATCATCGTGCTCTTGCCCGAGCCGTTCGGCCCGATCAGGCCGTGGATCGTGCCCGGCCGCACCGCGAGATCGACCTCGTTGAGGGCCTTGAGGCCGCCGAACTGCATCACCGCGCGCTCGACCTTGAGCAGCGGGTCGGCACCGGAGCGGCCGCCCTGGCGGATCAGCGCATCGCCGGAGGCCGCGAGCTCCTGGGTCGCTCCCGTATGGGACGGGCGCAGGAAGGGCAGCTTCTCCCGCAGGAAGCCGACGATGCCGTCCGGCAGGTAATAGACCACGAACAGGATCATCAGGCCGAAGACGGTGAGGCGGAAGTCGGTGACCGATTCCATCGCCAGCGTCGCCGGGAAGAAGGCGAGGCAGAGCGCGCCCGGGATGAGCAGGCTCATCCGGTTGTCCTTGCGGCGCAGGAAGGCGAGGCCGACAACGACCACGGCGAGCGCGGCGATGATGCCGGCCATGATCCGCACCAGGCTGATATCGGCCAGGATGTTCGGCATCATCACGATGATCGCGGCGCCGATCAGGGGGCCTGCCCGCGACTTGCGCCCGCCCATGGTGACGGCGAGCAGGAACAGCACCGTCAGCTCGAAGCCGTAGGAATTCGGCGCGACGTAGCGCTCCGACCAGGCGAAGAGCGCGCCGGCCAGACCCGCGAGCGCGGCCGAGATCACGAAGGCGTAGACCTTGTAGCGGTAGACGCTGACGCCCATGCAGTCGCAGGCGATCGGCGAATCGCGCAGGGCCTCGAAGGCGCGGCCGAAGGGCGACCGGACCACCCGGTTGACCACCACGATGGTGGCGAGCAGGCAGGCGCAGACGAGGTAGTAGAATTCGAGCTTGCGGCCGGCGGCTCCCCAGGGCGCCTGCATGCCGATCAGCGAGAAGTCGAGGACCCGGGCCGGCGGCAGGGTGATGCCGAGGGGCCCGTTGGTCAGGTCCGTCATCTCGTTGATGAAGATCTGGATGATGGTGCCGAAGGCCAGCGTCACCATGGCGAGGTACGGCCCGCTGACCCGCAAGGCCGGGATCGCCAGCAGCAGGCCGAAGGCGGCCGTGACGCCGATGCCGGCGACGAGCCCGACCCACAGCCCGAGCTTGAACTTGAGGAACAGCACGGCCGCCGCGTAGGCGCCGATGCCGAACAGGCCGGCATGTCCCAGCGAGACCTGGCCGGTATAGCCGACCACGATGTCGAGGCCGAGGATCAGGATCGCGTAGATCGCGATCACCACCAGCAGGTGGATATAGTACTGGCTGGTGACGACGTGCGGGAACGCCGCGAGGAACACCACGAGGCACACGGCCCCGAGGAGGCCGACGAAGCGGCCGAGCCCGGCTTGAGGCACCGGCGGGGCGGTTTGCCGGGCAAGGGCCGGCGCGGAGGCGGGCTGCGCCATGATGGTGAAAGACCCTGGATGGACGGGGGGCAATTGCGGACCGCTCCCGCGATCCGGGAGCGGGGCTGAGCGGGAAAAATCAGACCTTCTTGATCACGGCCTTGCCGAACAGGCCGACCGGGCGCACCGCGAGCACGGCGAGCAGCAGGATCAGGCCCGGCACGTCCTTGTAGCCGGTCGAGATGTAGAAGCCGGTGAGCGTCTCGGCGACGCCGAGGATCAGCCCGCCGACGATCACGCCGAGGCCGGATTCGAGGCCGCCGATGATCGCCACCGCGAAGGCCTTGAGCGCCAGCACCGAGCCCATCGTGGCCCCCGTGAGGGTGACCGGGGCGACGAGCACGCCGGCGAACGCCGCCGTCATGGCGCTGATCGAATAGGACAGGGTGATGACCTTCTGGGTGTTGATGCCCATGAGCCCGGCGGCGTCGATGTCGTTCGAGGTCGCCACCACCGCCTTGCCCCAGATCGAGCGGCGGTTGAACAGCTCGACCGCGAGCATCATCAGCAGCGCGCCGGCGACGATCATCAATTCCATCGGCAGCACCCGGACGCCGCCGAAGGTGATGGCCTCTTCCGGCAGCGGCGAGGGGAACTTGAGGTCGTCGCGGCCCCAGATGTTCTCGGCGACGTTCTTGAAGATGATGCCGAGCGCGATGGTGGCCATGATCCACCCGTACTCGGACTTGATCTTCACGGCGGGGCGCACGCCGAGGCGCTCGACCACCGCGCCGAGCGCGAAGCCGAAGACGAGGACCAGCGGCAGCATCAGCCAGTAGCCGGTGAACGGCACCAGCGTCAGGCCGAACAGGGCGCCGAGCATCAGCGCCTCGCCCTGGCCGAAATTCAGGGTCTTCGAGGTCGCGAAGGTGAGCTGGTAGCCGAACGCGATCGCGGCGTAGATCATGCCGACGGCGACGCCGCTCGCCACGAGCTGAAGGAAGATCTGCATGGGGAAAAAGCTCGGGGAGGGCTCGTCTCGACGGGCAGGCCCCGGAGGGCGGAGGCGGACCTCCGCCCCGTCAGGGCCCGGTTACAGCCTCAGTTCGAGGCTTTCTCCTTGACGCGGACGACGCCGGCATTCTTGGCGTCCTCGTCCTTGGCGTAGACGATCTTGCCGTCCTGCACCTTGCCGAACACCACCATGTTGCGGCTGATGGCGTTGTGGTCCTTAGGGGTGAACGGCTTGTCGTAGGTCGTGACCACGCCCTCGACCTTGCTGTTCAGGTCCTCGAGGGCGGCGCGCACCTTCGGGCCGCTGGTGGAGCCGGCCTGCTTGATCGCGGCCGCCAGCAGGTACACCGAATCGTAGCCCTGCGCGCCCGCCACCGGGGTCGGGATCTTGTTGACCTTGAAGGTGGCGTAGTACCCGTCGAGGAAGGACTTGCGCTTCGGCAGCGTCTTATCCTCGATGAATGTCTGGGGCATGATCACGCCGTTGCCGTTGGTGCCGGCGATATCGATGAAGCTCTGCATCGAGGCCGGCCACGAGGTGATCATCGGCACCTTCCAGCCGAGCTTGGCCATGCCGTTGGCGATCTGCGCCAGTTCCGGGCCGATGCCGTAGGCCAGGATCACGTCCGCGCCGGCGGCCTGCGACTTCAACAGCTGGGCCGTCATGTCGACGTCCTTGATGTTGAACTTCTCCACCGCGACAGGCTTTACGCCCTTGGCCTTGAGATACTTCTCGAGGTCCTCGCGGCCGAGCTGGCCGTAATTGGTCGAATCGGCCAGGATCGCGATCTTCTTGTAGCCCTGGGCGATCGCCTCGTCGGCCATCATGCCGGCCTGCAGCACGTCGTAGGCCGAGGTGCGGAAGACGTAGTTGTTGTCGTAATCCGGCGGATTGAACTGGTTGGTGATGATCGTGCCGGTGGCGACGTTGTTGATCACCGGGATCTCGGCTTCCTGGTAGAAGCGCTGGGCGGCCAGAGCCACGCCGGTGTTGATGAAGCCGAGGGTGGCGACCACCTTCTCCTTGTTCACCAGCTCCTGGGCGACCTGGGCGCCGACCTCGTTCTTGCCCTCGTCGTCGCGCTCCACGAGCTGGAGCTGGCGCCCGAGCACGCCGCCATTCTTGTTGATCTCTTCGGCGGCGAGCCGCACGCCGTCGCGCATCGACACGCCCATTGAGGACGAGCCGCCCGTATAGGGGCCGGTCACCCCGATCTTGATCGGGTCGGCCGCCAGGGCCGGGGCCGCGAAGGCGGTTGCGCAGGCGAGCGCGGCCGCGAGCGCGGTCAGGGATGAGCGCATCTGGATTCCTCCGGGGACCGTTTCTTGCCGTCCCGACCTTCGGCGGGCAGGGATCGGGGTGCCGGATAGAAGCGAGATTGGCAGCGCTTGTCGAGCGCGTCTTTCGATCTAGAAAGCCGGCGCCGGCGGAAAGCCGCAGCGGGCCCGCCCCGTCGCCCGGGACGATCAGGCCGCCCGCACGCCGTCGAGGAAGCGGGCCACCTCGGCCGAGAGGTGTTCGGACTGGCGCGACAGCTCGCTCGCCGCCCCCAGAACCTGGCTCGCCGCAGCACCGGTCTCCTCCGCCGCCTCCGCCACCCCGGCGATGGTGCCGGTCACCTCGCCGGTGCCGGATGCGGCCTGGGAGACGTTGCGGACGATGGCCTGCATTGCCGCACCCTGCTCCTCCACCGCCGCCGCGATCGAGGTCGCGACCTCGCTGATCTGCTCGATCTGCGCGGTAATCCCGCCGATCGCGACCGCCGCCTGGCCGCTGGTATCCTGGATCGCCGCGATCTGCCCGGTGATCTCCTCGGTGGCGCGTGCCGTCTGGCCGGCGAGTTCCTTCACTTCCGCGGCGACCACGGCAAAGCCCCGGCCCGCCGCCCCGGCGCGGGCGGCCTCGATGGTGGCGTTGAGCGCCAGCAGATTGGTCTGGGCGGCGATCGAGGAGATCAACCCGACCACGTCGCCGATCCGTGCCGTCGCCTCGGTCAGCGCCCGGACCTGATGCGCGGTCCGGACGGTCCCGGCGACCGCGGCCTGGGCGAGGCGGGCCGAGCCGTCGACCCGGCGCCCGATGTCGACCACCGAGGCGCCCAGCTCCCCGGCCGCCGCCGCCACGGTGCCGACATTCGAGGAGGCCTGCTCGGCGGCGGCGGCCACGGCGGTCGACTGCGTGGCGGTCTGCGTCGCGGTCGCCGTCATGGTCCGGGCGGTGGCCTCGAGTTCGGTCGCCGAGGCCGAGACCTGCCCGACGATGCCGCCGACCGTGCGCTCGAAGGCGTCCGCCAACTGGCGCATCCCGGCCCGGCGCTGCTCCTCCGCCGAGGCGCGGGCGAGCGCCGTCTCGGTCTCGAGCGTCCTCATGTGGACCAGGCCGTCCTTGAACCCCTGGACCGCGGCCGCCATCGCGCCGATCTCGTCGCGCCGGCCCCGCCCCGGCACGGGCGCATCGAGGTCTCCGCGGCTGAGCCTGACCATCGCGTCCTGCAAGGCGGTGAGCGGCCGCGTCACACGGAACTGCGTGACGGCCAGGCCACCGAGGGAGACGATCAGCGCGACGGCGATGACGGCGGACATCGTCGCCATCTCCCGCCGCGCCTTCGCGACCGCGCCCTCGGTCGCTGCCACCACCTGATCCATCGCTATCGTGGCGACGGACAGGACCGTGCGTTGGCGGGTGCCGTTGTCGGCCTGGAACTCCATCAGCGACACGGGCAGCTGTCCGCTGACCAAGCCGTCGCGGATCGACTGCCTGAACCTGGCATTCTCGGGCGAGAACAGGCTCGCCTGCGCGGTGACGATGCTCTGACGGATCGCCTCCGTGACCCCCGACCGGTGGGTGCCGGCTTGCACCGAGGCCCAATGGGCGTCGGCCTTGCCCAGGTCCGCCGCGACGGTCTCCGCCTCGGTCGCCGTCAGCGGCCTGCGCTGGGCGACGGCTTGCGTCAGGATGGCATAAGCCGATCCGATGGCGGACCGGGTTTGCCACGCCGCGTTCTTGATGTTCACCAGAGCTTGCGTGTCCGGCGCGATCTGCTTGATCCGGTCTCCGAGGAGGGCCGAGAGACTCGAGAGCGTCGCCAGCGTCCGGTCGGCCTGCTTGGCCCAGCGATCCGCCAGCGTAGCGTCCCGGCCCGCCATCTTGGCGAACGCGTCGTCGAGCGTCGACCGCAAGGTGACGATCGCCCCGTAATCGGATCGCACCGCCGTCGCGATCTCGACGAGCCCGGTATCCCCGAACCCGGCGGCCTCCCGATCGATATCCCGCATCGCCGCATCGAGGTCCGACCGCATCCGGGCGAGCTTCTCGCGGGCCGCCGGCATCCCGGCCGCCTCCACCCGCAGGGTCGCGAGGCTGTTGGTGCGCTCGAAGCGCAGCGCCTGGAGCGCGCTGAGGACAGCCTTGTCGACGACGGCATCCCGCTTGGCGACAGCCGAGTCGGTCACGACCTCCCAGGCGCTTCCGACCCGCGCCGCCAAATCGGCGATGAGCGCCAGGCCCAGGAATCCGACGATGACGAACAGGCTGAGACGGAGGGACACACTCGGCATGCGCATGCCCGAATTCCTTGCCGAATGGTCAATACGGTCACCGATCGCGAGGGACGTGACGTCGCTCGATCGTATCGACAGATATTTCGAATCAAAAAACTAATATTTTTTAAAAATTCTGACGGACGTCTATTCCATGGCGCGAGCGATGCCATCCTTCAGGCGCCGCGACTGCCGGTGTGACGTCCGCTTGTCAGCGTCTCGGAGGAACCCAGGCAGGGTCGGCAGGCGGTGCGCCGGGGGAGAGGCGAGCGAAATCCCGGAATCATTCGCGGGCGCCAACGAGGACAGGGACTGGGTGGTCGCTCGGGCCGATGCGCCTGCCCGCAATCGAGGTCGGAGAGGGCCGGCAAGCGTCGCGGAACTCGTGCCGAGTTTTTGCCGCTTCCTTGAGAACCGCAAAAGCGGCAAGCCGGCGCTCGGAGCTGACAGGGGGCCGGCCGCCATGCGCCGGCAACTCACGTCCCATCAGCCGATGCCTGCACAGCAAGTATCTGCTGACAAATGGGAAATGGCTGGGGCGCCAGGATTCGAACCTGGGAATGGCGGTACCAAAAACCGCTGCCTTACCGCTTGGCGACGCCCCAACGCGCGGCTGGCGCTTCCATAGCCGGGTAGGGCGGTGCTGGCAACCGGGGGCGTTGCCGTTTGGTGCGCGGGCGGCGGTTGGAGGGGCTTTCGGGCTCGTGTATGCCGGGCCCTGCGAACGGTGCGAAGCGCCGCAATCATCAACGACGAAGGGGAGGAGAGGCGAGATGAGCACGCAGAAGGTCGCGCTGGTGACCGGGGCCGGCTCGGGGGTGGG from Methylobacterium aquaticum encodes:
- a CDS encoding DUF2336 domain-containing protein, which translates into the protein MIVRQFLLWTQHESAGRRAEAAASLARAYLYAKLDPAARWEAKTAITALLDDPSPLVRRALAEACANAAEAPRTLVVALAQDRPDIAGLVLARSPVLSDADLVDCAAVGDEAGRIAIAGRPYLSAMLCGALAEIAGVAALRALAANPGAEITRGSLLRMVERHGDDASLREALLARADLPVDVRQAVTARLASALSAFVTGCGWLSPERSERVTREARERATLGLAEASDRADLRRLVAYLRGAGQLTAGLILRALLSGRMAFTEAALTDLSGLSHERVAGLLHDPRGSGMTALYRRAGLPPALEPAFTAAMSAWHEEASGFSESGAAGLSRRMIERAVTACERLPFADAHAIVALLNRFDAEAARDEARVLARALVSEAATDTVSETVPDTIPAGLIDSYRRDRPRLAA
- the bioB gene encoding biotin synthase BioB, encoding MSPDHQDGTVRHDWSVAEIEALHDLPLLELVGRANAVHRRHHDPNRIRKASLLSVKTGGCPEDCAYCPQSAHHRGVDLARDRLMDPNLVLAQAARAKAAGAERFCMGAAWRQVRDGAEFDAVVAMVEGVRALGMEACVTLGMLKAHQAARLAAAGLTAYNHNLDTGPDFYGRIVTTRRYEDRLDTLATVREAGIGLCCGGIVGMGEAVADRADMLRVLAGLTPHPESVPINALVPVEGTPLADRPRPDPLDLVRMVATARLVLPGSIVRLSAGRAQLGREAQILCFLAGANSVFSGDTLLTTPNAEQDDDAALFAALAPRTRMEARTAPS
- a CDS encoding biotin transporter BioY, with the translated sequence MTTLVIGAAPLRAARTLAIVLSGVLLITLAAKVRIPFWPVPMTLHTLAVMALALAAGPRLAVASMLGYLAVGAAGLPVFSGTPERGIGLAYMAGPTGGYLAGYLVAAGLVGILAAGRGLLGRVAAMLAGLAVIDALGLAWLALFVPADRLVALGLAPFLLGDLVKIGLVAAGSCALPGLRRVFAR
- a CDS encoding GntR family transcriptional regulator; translated protein: MTTAKDEPIALRISRALAERIISGALAAGARLRQDAVAEEFDASHVPVREAFRRLEAQGLVVSEPRRGVRVAGFSPEEVREVAEMRAALEVLALRHAAPHLTPAILDRAEDATRAGDRAAGDIQAWEEANRSFHRLILGPCGMPRLLRTIDDLQAASARFLFAGWRAEWEAPTDRDHRAILVALRGGDIDAAAAILARHVQWVGHRPAPGPSRRSA
- a CDS encoding class I SAM-dependent methyltransferase, producing MSNGWEDSASAWIADMGEAGDFGRRHVLDAPMLARLRGRGYRRALDVGCGEGRFCRRMRDLGIAPVGIDPTDALLRQARARDPEGAYLPGRAEALPFADGAFDLVVSYLTLIDIPDVRAAIPEMARVLAPGGTLLIANLNGFATAGGWSRDEDGGQRYRIDDYLEERGEWAAWHGIRVRNWHRPLSLYMSLLLGEGLMLRQFDEPAPLGGDPAKAARYRRVPWFVTMEWEKPAG
- a CDS encoding ABC transporter ATP-binding protein — its product is MLDVSGLSAGYGQIEVLHGLTFTVPKGQVVTLIGSNGAGKTTTMRALSGMIKPRAGSIKLNGREIGGLESHDVARTGLAHSPEGRRVFPTLSVEDNLTLGAFPRLTGSRPKGDVNADRERAYTLFPRLRERRTQLAGTLSGGEQQMLAMGRALMLRPDILLLDEPSMGLAPKLVEEVFRIIRRLKEEQVTMLLVEQFAMAALGVADHAYVLENGRIRFQGPAAQLRNDPQVRAAYLGGGH